The window tatatctttACTCTTTTCAATAGCCCAATAATCATCGgaaatttgtttatatatatatataaaatagccTATATACGTAGACAAATATTCTTATTCACGggaataggattttttttttaccttccaACTAAAAAAACCCTTAGCTCACTCTCGGGGTAATTTGATAGTTTCAAAGTATCCATCATCGTTGTTCAATTGTTTGggataattcaattttttaaccttgaattattacaatataaaaattgttattcttaaaagtgaaatttatttaaaggtGTGATGggttaacttgtttttttatattttttgacatgCTGTAAAGACTTTTCATatccttaaaagcaaaaaatatatatacaaattaacaAGCTGgggtatttatatatttttattttgttttttttaattaataggtTCTTTAAGGTTGATATGATcttctaatatatttaaaaacaatataaatacatTCATGCTCTTCAAggctaaaaatttaaacattgtAACCAATGATAGGTGtcttttcaagttgatttttttataattaacatgttagataaaaaatgatatggtttttttaataatttaaatatttttttaaaaaaaaactattggcgCCTATCACCCGTACGCTAGCATATAGACAACTCTCACACCCTTCAAACGACGTGTAAGGCATCATCCAAACACTACCTTTAATGGTGAGTTAGAAGTGTCTTGTCATGGCTTTTTCAAAGCCGTAGCCTATATAGTGGTTGATTAGTAGTTAGGCTCTCgctcatagttttttttcttcattcttttctttttcttctgcttgcaaaaaaatataattgttcttttatttgtttttttatacaatttaatctttatttttttaattgttattttgattgttattattttttttattaattttttttttcatttggtttgatttgatttaaattttaaatttgatcctttttttggtttgtttttatcactttcctaattgattttttttaattccgtCCCTCgacattttatatcaaattattttgtattaaatttaGTCTTCGTtctattaaatgttattttttttattttaaagggtttttttattgtattttttttcagttttatccctTGAcactttattaatttataatttttctttgttgttttcaaGGTTTGTTTTATATGGTATTGGTCACAAGGTCACAAGTTAACATCAgttgactttggtttttttatgggtctttcttttaaaattgatttttctcaatttcatcattgaacatttgatttattgagaattgatctatgtactttttttctctttcctttctatGTGGTTCGGATtgacatgaatttattttttaattgctttttattttatttttccttgattttgctcttgaatattagattgttttgtaactgagcttcatgattttactcaatttattttcaatgaggTTAACCTGATATTACTGCCAAGTCATGGATTTGACATACTAACCCGGGTggaattggttttgttttttagacaTTTTCTCCATTGTCAATTTTTCTATCGGTTTATTTATTAtcgttatattttttatttgtattatttaaattatttgagtttattaaaCCCAATCGAGTTAATAATTGAAGTTTCAGATAtgctttagctttttttaacaCTTGTATTGCCTTGatctttttttacattgaaaaaaatttgagccAGCCCGCAGTATAGCACAGACTTCTATCTAGTTATCTATCATAAATCTcaataagaaaaaaggaaaaaaaaaagatgaataaaaCCTTGAATACATGCTAAATAtatgataatgatatttttagtattccttaaaaaatctcaacaaaacaaaatcagaaaaaaatatcaacagaaGAAATTTAGAGAAAGAATATTAACAACGGTTAAAGTGTAACATACTTATTTTTCAGAAACAAATTAGCCAGGTGTTGTCTTTTAAATcgtgctatttaaaaaaaacaattgcttgtactttgctaatttttttttaaaaaaatatatatgctaattttcaaaacaaaatccaatttcagtaataatatattctttttttttatgaatacaaACAACATATTCAGTTTAATTAACACGTAAATTAAACAATCATCTTTATGGCCAGGTATTTACTAAGAAGGTATGTGAACCTACTTACCATATTATCTGTCAACCTGCCTTTAAATTTAATAGCAGGTTCAAAAAAggaagttgttttttatatataaataaacaatatgtACTTCTATAATTTACgtaaaaatcaataaacaaagaaattgaGACATGGAAATTATGCTAAGAATACACATTAGAACCCGAAAAGATTTGTTAGGTTATTagaaaaaatttgattaattttttattggtaaacAATAATGATAGAcgcttgtaaaaaaaatattagattattataataggtttgtttgtttttgcattttaaaaatgcttttgaaaaaatttaaaatttttttatttttttatttgcttcaaattaatattgttttggtgtttttagatcattttaatgtgctaatatcaaaaataatttttaaaaattaaaaaaaatattattttatatattaaaaaaaaaccacaaccaaattaataattttatactaATTGCTAACATTACCTCAAAGAATTGGTAAAGGATTCAAGGATAACCATcattataaaatgataattcCAACATGAAAAGTCCAGGTCTGCATACACACGAGATGAAGGTATCACGAACTTTCTCCAAAtaagatgtttttgaaattttctctgaaaagtattttttatttaaaataaaaataaaaaatagtttttgaaaaaccaaaaaacatatatatatatttttggttaatcaatttttctaataataaataaaaattaaaataaaataaacaaggctAAGAGAGACTTTGAAAGGGGAGAGACCGTATTGTCAACttcgaaaaaaacaaaaaaaaaaaaagaaaagaaaagaaaaaggtcgGCGACCGAATTGTCAATCAATTCAAGAAGCTAAAAAAGCAAAAGcagctggaaaataattttggtATTCATCTTTCGGTTTGATGAAACTAAACTCCTCAACCATTAACTATTTTTCTCtacaaatttctttttctattttaagtcCGGTTTTAGGTCTGAAATTGGCTTCCCCACATCGAGAAAATCTGGGTATATGTGatccaatatttaaaaaagaaattccactataaataggcaaaataatgcattatttccatgtcagaaaaagaaaaagcaatggCCTTCAATTGTTGACTTGACCAAATCGACTGAAAAGAGCATTGATTGGttgtacaaatttatttttttgcaagaaAATAACGTTGACTGATTTCTTGACAGAATAATTAGAACATTAATGTTCatacttttctaaaataaagattttatcaGGTTTTAGGATGCTATAAATTTTAGCTCTTttcattttaactttatttttttttattaaatataagttATACTGGATTAAcatcattgttgttttttttaattaaatgaaatccttaattatataattagggTAGATTTTTTTCAACAAGCTTAAGAGAGCTCATTGGGGTAAGGGTAAGATATCACTTTCTAAAACCAAAATCACTTGACATCTGAAGTCTAATGATTCATGTGACaaaagaaattgatattttggttATTGACATTAGTGTTAAAATGCTATGGTGTTATCATCAATACATTGGTAGGTTTAAGTTAGAAATCTTGTTACCAACGTACTATATTGTCTAGATTCAGTGcgtgaagtgtttttttttaaatatttttatatttaaaatactattttttaagatttttatttatttatgacatgaacacatcaaaacaattgtaaatcacttaaaaatatcaattaatattttttcaaacaaaaagtaatttgaaacaataaaaagtagttccaaccacaaaaataaacactctCACGTTAGTCTACCATATTcagaaaacacaaaatattaatGCAAATTTGCTATGTATTATAGAGAGTGTTTGGAAACGCAATGCAAACCtcgtttttaaattttattttttttgtttaaaataattttttttatgtttttaaattgttttgatgtcaaaaatattttttttaaaacaaaaaaaaattattttaatacatttccaagtaaaaaacactttaaatcgtCATCACTACTGAATATACTAAAAACATCATCTTCTATCGTCAATTGCTTGGAAGTTGATGTATATACAATAAGTTATTTGTGATACGTATTTGCAATgtgtttttataaagaaattaataattttattagaaattatacTCTCTTCTCTCACATAAGCATGGGATTTATCAGGATAATTATTTATAGGTCtttatgagaaaaatgagtACAATAATTCTTATATGTTAAATATTTCctcattcatttttatttctttccttgttaataaaaaaacttgcatttgtTCCCTTATTATAAGTATACAAAATGtatcattttatttgaataattatataaaatataaacgataaatataaaaacaactagACTATGACActgtaaaatcaattattttttttttaatagaaaaaacgTCGTTGACGCGCCTTGTGTGTTGTACAAGCATACCTAAagtaaacattaattttttcaaggaaaaaaaaaagaaaagaaagaaagggcaGACAAGTAATTTCGTTGAAGAAAAAGGTGGATGCCTCCAAAACAAGCGACGATAAAGGCAACCCGGCATTTCTTAAGCCAGGAAGAGAAGGGAAGAGAAcccagtaataataataataataataataataatctataaaaagaaaacacaaaaaaaaaaaaaaaacctaacccagATTTACTTTCTATTTCTAATTTCCATGtcgtaaaagaaaaagaaaaaaaacccactgTGTCTCTGTCTGTCATCTGccatgtttttctcatttaacAACACCTGCTTTCTTCTTTCTGtttctcaataatatttatCTACACCTCCTTGTCTTCTCTCTCGCTTTTTGATATttccacttcttcttcttcttcttcttcttcctccccctccccctcctcctttctctctttcctttatAGAATAGAATCTCTCAACCCCCGTGTCTTACGCaattctccccccccccccaaaataaaaattctcacAAAAACCACCATACCACAcccattttaaaacaaaaccaccCCTAAAACCGTCTTTCTCGTCTCTTCTCTGTAATACTCAgaagcccttttttttttctctctctctcattttggAGGGGTTTCCATCAAAGGGGTTGtcttgttattattgttgtttgtttcaaattcttttggtttttttgaaggTGGCTAAAATGAGCCGGGGTGCGTAGGATAAGGAGTTTTGATTGGAGGTGTACACGTGGACGGTGAGGATGGGGACGGAGATATTAATAAAGCAGTGGGGTACATGGGAGGAGCTGCTACTGGGTGGGGCCGTGATCCGGCACGGTACCCGAGATTGGAATTTGGTTGCGTCGGAGCTCCGCGCCCGAGCCGTTAATTGCCCCTATACTTTCACACCCGAGGTTATTAATTACTACATTGattggttaattaattaattgatgattatgatttttgtttattaattaattgctaCTAATcttcctctcttttatttttgtggggtAGTTAGGTAAAAAACCAtgattaatttttgatatttgtcCTAACACGACACGCTTATTGGACATTGGacttgttttttgttcttggttTACCCTTATTTTGTAAATTACCTGGAAAGTTTGTTATTGCTCCTATTATTTTGCGAAAAGGTCAAAATCACCCTCCACAATTAAAggttacatttttaaaaaaataattttagtggttggttttttttttccggggTTAATGAATAATGAGTTGTGATTGGTGGGacgaagaagagaagaaaaaacatggaTAGTgacatgggaaaaaaaaaaacaagggggATAGCTAGGCAAGCATGCTTTGACTTTGACTTGACTTAAATTGTGGTTGTTTAGTATTAGTAGTGTTCGCATGACTTACTAGCGAAGTTAGAAAATGTTAATGGCGATTATGATAACGATATGTCACGTGATGTGCACGTGAGTGTACCCCTTAGTGGTCGGTCTATGCTTTGACTTGGTCACGTAATTTTGGTTCTCGTTTAAGCATAAGCTTTGATTCTATGCTTTATACCTGTAGTTTGGCAAGATGTGATGTGATTTGACTGATTGATCATGATGCTATGTTCATGTGGATTTATCTTGGTTTGCATTCTAAATGCAGATATGTAAAGCAAAGTATGAGGACTTGCAACAACGTTACTCAGGGTGCAAGTAAGTGTTCTTATGATTTCAAGACATTATACCTATTCTTGGGTTGTCTGAAGTGGATTGCTTAACCCTAGCTACAGAAAGAAAAATGGAACGTTTCTTATCACATcctgttttttgaaattaaattatttagtatttacCGGTTCCCGGAAGATGTCAGTCTAGTAAAAAGCATAGCTATAAAACACCTGGCCTAGTGGGTCAACCTGGTGACCCGCCGACTTGGGTCGGGTTTCATTTCGAGAAGAAGTCGAttcatttaaggaaaaaaaaactgaaactgatttcaatttggtcaaaaaaattgagttaactTGCCGATCCGTGGGTTGACCTGGTCAAATCACAACCCGGGTCTTGGGTTGGGTCTTATAACTATGGTAGACAGAATTAGAGGGTTTACACTGATCCTTTTCCAAAGAATAAAAGTCTTCTTGGcaatggagagaaaaaaatgatcatatatattgttttttcctCAAACATTACATTAAACCTCATTGTTTGATAATGGAAATCACAGGCTTTGAATTGAAGgtttagataaaaattatttgcgCATGCGCATTCATTAGTATATATTCATCGTCAAATTTTTGAAACAAGTTGCACGTGATTTACTCCATGCCCATGTTTTCCTCAGGGCTTGGTTTGAAGAGCTGCGGAAGCAAAGAATGGCAGAGTTAAGGCGAGCATTAGAACAATCTGAAGGCTCAATTGGGTCAGTGATCTGTTTTTGGTTCCAATTCAGACTCTGTGTACTTATAAATTCATGTTAAGAAAACTGCTTTGTGTCATTtgtcttaaaataaaaacatggtaGTCCAAAAACTGTCTTAATCATGTCCCCCTGCATTAATGTTGTCAATATCATGCTAATTCTGAGATTCCAATTCTAAAACATGTTGTGGAGCAGCATAAGAATCCTTGCTTTAGAGTCTTGTGGCCAAAGCATGAAATCATGAATGCGCAAGTGTCATTAATGGATAGATGGTAATACTATAGTGATGATTTCTTCATCTTACCCAAGGAATAAATTGTTAAGAGCTGGATTTAGTGGAGATGTAATCCTAGGTTGCAGAACTTCAGTATGTGATTTGTGAAATTTGGAGGGGttaatttgaagaaagaaaTGCATAACTATCACCCTGAACTTGCTTGATGCTGATTCCATTCGTTATGTGACATGTAAAGAATTCATGGATCTGTTTCAGATACATGTTGGTGTGTGAATATTGCAGTCTGCATTCATGTAATGGTTGTAGAGATTTCTTAACTGGTATGTTTCAGGTCACTGGAATCAAAACTTGAGATTCTCAAGGCTGAGAGAAGGGAGGATTGTCATGTCAGTTATGACTCCAGCCAGACAGAATCACCTGTGCTATTTCGGAAATGTGATGGGATTGAATCATCCAGTAAAGAGACATCTAAGGATGGACTATCTGCTGGTAGTTTTACTCAGGATACCAAAACAAATTGGACACCTGAATGTCGAGTTGCAACTGCTATGCCGGCTGCAGAGATGGAGATTAAGCCAGAAGTTTCAATATCCCCTGAAGAGAATAAAGTTTCAAGCATATGGAAGCTGTCAGAGAGCATATTTGCAGGACAGGTAAGTAGTTTAAAAAGGAGGAGAGGGAAGCGAAAGCGGAAAGATTGTAGTAAGGATGTCAAGGAAGGGAGTGTTGGAGAAAGTGAGTTTTTGGGGTCAGCTGATGCTTTGTTTGCTGCTCGCTGTAAAGATAATTCAACTAGCACCTCTGGTCAAATTGCAAGATGTTCTACTGTTGATGATCAATCCAGAGGTTCGAGCAAGGATGGAGCGGTGGATGTCAGGGTGATTTTTGATTCTATTGCAGAGAACAAATGTGCCTCTGTCTTTCATCGGCGTCTTGATAGCCAGGTATAGATCGCTTTACCTTGCGAGTTGTGAAGTTGGTTTCTTGCAGTCATTGTCAATACAATGTTGTTGAAAATGATGGTGGTGCCTCTTTGTTTTtaaattcttgtattttaattttgtaaacttGCTAGTTTTGATTATTGTTGATATATTAATGCACAGAATCAGTTTTAACTTACTGGTggagttttatttttgtaacaGAAGAGAGGAAGATATAAGAAAATGATCTTGCAGCACATGGATATTGATACCATAAGATCAAGAATTGCTAGCGGCTCCATCACAACAGCTAAAGAAATCTTTCGAGACCTGCTTCTACTTGCTAACAATGCCTTGGTCTTTTATTCCAAGACTACTCGTGAATACAAATCTGCACTGCTTCTGAGAGACATCGTCACCAAAAGTCTGCAGCAGAATCTCAAGAATTATATTACCAAGACTACGATTACCTTTCTCTCAACCACATCACCTTTGCTTAATCCTCCTGTCAAACCTCAAAGTGCTCGTCCTGGTAATGGAAAATTGTCAGGAAAGGTGACCAAAGCTGGGAAGCTTGTTGCTAAAACTCCAAACACGGGTAAAAGACCAAATAATGTCCATTCACCTCCTTCAGCAGAATCTTCAGCATTGAAAAAGAAAGGCTCTCATTCTCCTCTTTTAGCAGAATCTTTAGCCATGAGAAAGAAAAGCTCTCATTCCTTTCCTTCAGCAGAATCTTTAGCCACGAGAAAGAAAGGCTTTGGCCGTCCAAGAAAAACTGGACAAGAAAGTACTACACAACGCTTTGAAAGTCTGCCAAAAGGAAGGAAGAGATCCCGGGTTAAGTGACCATATTGTATAGTTGTGTTCATCATCCCCTGTAACATGTTACGTCAATTCTAATGTGTTTTCTAGGATTTTTCAATGTACAAAGTCTCCCCCTTTGAAACTCACTGTTGTATAGTCCAAATGTAAcaaaaaattagagagaaacATTTGCTTACTTGACGTGCGAGCTCAAGGCAGCGCAATTTATCAGAAGAGGTGATTGCGACAAATTCTTAGTTTCTATGCTGCATATTGATCATTGGAGATGCTGAATTTGCTTCTCAATTCTTCGGAGAATGCAATTTGAATATCGGATATCTGGCCAGTGGCCACCCCACTGGTACAGATTGTAGAACGAAGGTCTTAGGAGACTTCCCCATAACAACCTGTATACAGAGAGTACATTTAAGCTAAAACTGCGGCATTGAGGCTTTGGTCCAATGTTGAAGCCTCAAAGGTGAGGTTCGGAAAGCAGAAAGTGTGGAATACAAAGGTTCAAAATCCCACCTCCACATATTATTACTAACTATAGAATAAAAGAGGTGGGCAATTCACCGTAGCCCACCTCCACTGAATAAatgtagttttattttaattttttatattttattttaattgtatgatCCTTTATATGTTGAGGTTTTTTAgggatattaa of the Populus nigra chromosome 7, ddPopNigr1.1, whole genome shotgun sequence genome contains:
- the LOC133698637 gene encoding uncharacterized protein LOC133698637 is translated as MGTEILIKQWGTWEELLLGGAVIRHGTRDWNLVASELRARAVNCPYTFTPEICKAKYEDLQQRYSGCKAWFEELRKQRMAELRRALEQSEGSIGSLESKLEILKAERREDCHVSYDSSQTESPVLFRKCDGIESSSKETSKDGLSAGSFTQDTKTNWTPECRVATAMPAAEMEIKPEVSISPEENKVSSIWKLSESIFAGQVSSLKRRRGKRKRKDCSKDVKEGSVGESEFLGSADALFAARCKDNSTSTSGQIARCSTVDDQSRGSSKDGAVDVRVIFDSIAENKCASVFHRRLDSQKRGRYKKMILQHMDIDTIRSRIASGSITTAKEIFRDLLLLANNALVFYSKTTREYKSALLLRDIVTKSLQQNLKNYITKTTITFLSTTSPLLNPPVKPQSARPGNGKLSGKVTKAGKLVAKTPNTGKRPNNVHSPPSAESSALKKKGSHSPLLAESLAMRKKSSHSFPSAESLATRKKGFGRPRKTGQESTTQRFESLPKGRKRSRVK